A part of Streptomyces sp. DSM 40750 genomic DNA contains:
- a CDS encoding SAM-dependent methyltransferase translates to MQGNGTEVTAADIARLAGVGRAAVSNWRRRHADFPKPVGGTETSPAFALSEVEEWLRNQGKLAEVPLKERVWQQVTGHREGPVTALVHAGCALLYLHDRPLAWLEFSACPDDEQLARILPEPLWHVLTPRFGLVREPAVPHPTPAEFLPSIPLLRGATELAADLGARQTFEFLLARHLDANPRQYTLTPGELAELMAELAGPARSVLDPACGTGALLRAVAARPGQELYGQDSTRELAALTALRLALRTKSTIRTAPGDSLRADAYEHLRAEAVLCHPPFNERNWGHDELAYDPRWEYGFPARTESELAWVQHALARLEDGGTAVLLMPPAAASRRSGRRIRADLLRRGALRAVIALPVGAAPPYNIPLHLWVLRRPDKAPVRPELLFVDTGRLGAEGRSGFDWAAVRTAVLDAWQPFDRAGEVVERPGLSRSVPVIELLDDDVDLAPARHLPPPAAGGGAEELTAVRERLGETLRLAADLTPPLADDAQPARWPLTTVGELARGGALLLRTGGNGPHTRVLTDHDVLAGTAPSGTLPETGEDPVLVEPGDVVVPVLGGGGVARVIDEETAGAALGRNLTLLRPDPAALDAWFVAGFLRGTANSRQASSYASTATRLDVRRLQLPRLPLDQQLRYGERFRALAAFEDALRQAGRLGERLVRGMYDGLTDGTVAPD, encoded by the coding sequence GTGCAGGGGAACGGGACAGAGGTCACCGCCGCGGACATCGCGCGGCTCGCCGGTGTGGGTCGCGCCGCCGTCAGCAACTGGCGTCGCCGGCACGCCGACTTCCCCAAACCGGTCGGCGGCACCGAGACCAGCCCGGCCTTCGCGCTCAGCGAGGTCGAGGAGTGGCTGCGCAACCAGGGCAAGCTCGCCGAGGTGCCTCTCAAGGAGCGCGTCTGGCAGCAGGTCACCGGCCACCGGGAGGGCCCCGTCACGGCTCTGGTGCACGCGGGCTGCGCCCTGCTGTACCTCCACGACCGCCCCCTGGCCTGGCTGGAGTTCAGCGCCTGCCCCGACGACGAGCAACTGGCCCGGATCCTGCCCGAGCCGCTCTGGCACGTCCTCACCCCGCGCTTCGGCCTGGTCCGTGAACCGGCCGTGCCGCACCCGACGCCCGCCGAGTTCCTGCCCTCGATCCCGCTGCTGCGCGGCGCCACCGAACTCGCTGCCGACCTGGGAGCGCGGCAGACCTTCGAATTCCTGCTCGCCCGGCACCTCGACGCCAACCCGCGCCAGTACACGCTCACTCCGGGCGAGCTCGCCGAGCTGATGGCCGAACTCGCCGGTCCCGCCCGCTCGGTGCTCGACCCGGCCTGCGGCACCGGCGCCCTGCTGCGCGCCGTCGCCGCCCGCCCCGGCCAGGAGCTCTACGGCCAGGACAGCACCCGCGAACTGGCCGCCCTCACCGCGCTCCGCCTCGCCCTGCGCACCAAGAGCACGATCCGCACCGCCCCCGGGGACAGCCTCCGCGCGGACGCCTACGAGCACCTCAGGGCCGAGGCCGTCCTGTGCCACCCGCCGTTCAACGAACGCAACTGGGGCCACGACGAACTCGCCTACGACCCGCGCTGGGAGTACGGCTTCCCGGCCCGTACGGAATCCGAACTCGCCTGGGTGCAACACGCGCTGGCCCGCCTGGAGGACGGCGGCACCGCCGTCCTGTTGATGCCGCCGGCCGCGGCGAGCCGCCGCTCGGGGCGCCGTATCCGCGCCGACCTGCTGCGCCGCGGCGCCCTGCGCGCCGTGATCGCCCTGCCCGTGGGCGCGGCACCCCCGTACAACATCCCACTGCACCTGTGGGTGCTGCGCCGGCCCGACAAGGCGCCCGTGCGGCCCGAGCTGCTGTTCGTGGACACCGGGCGGCTCGGCGCCGAGGGGCGGAGCGGGTTCGACTGGGCGGCGGTGCGCACCGCCGTGCTCGACGCCTGGCAGCCCTTCGACCGGGCGGGCGAGGTGGTGGAGCGGCCGGGGCTCAGCCGTTCGGTACCGGTCATCGAACTGCTCGACGACGACGTGGACCTGGCTCCCGCCCGGCATCTGCCACCCCCGGCCGCGGGCGGCGGCGCCGAGGAGCTGACCGCCGTACGCGAACGCCTCGGCGAGACCCTCCGTCTGGCCGCCGACCTGACACCCCCGCTCGCCGACGACGCGCAGCCCGCCCGCTGGCCGCTCACCACGGTCGGCGAACTCGCGCGCGGGGGAGCCCTGCTGCTGCGCACGGGCGGAAACGGCCCCCACACGCGCGTACTCACCGATCACGACGTCCTGGCCGGCACGGCACCCTCGGGAACCCTGCCGGAGACCGGCGAGGACCCCGTGCTCGTGGAGCCGGGCGATGTCGTCGTCCCCGTCCTCGGCGGCGGCGGTGTCGCGCGGGTGATCGACGAGGAGACCGCGGGCGCCGCCCTCGGCCGCAACCTCACCCTGCTGCGCCCCGATCCGGCCGCGCTCGACGCGTGGTTCGTCGCCGGTTTCCTGCGCGGCACCGCCAACAGCCGCCAGGCCAGCAGCTACGCCTCCACCGCGACCCGCCTCGACGTACGCCGCCTTCAGCTGCCCCGGCTCCCCCTGGACCAGCAGCTCCGCTACGGCGAACGGTTCCGCGCCCTCGCCGCCTTCGAGGACGCCCTCCGCCAGGCCGGCCGCCTCGGCGAACGGCTCGTGCGCGGCATGTACGACGGTCTGACGGACGGTACGGTCGCCCCGGACTAG
- a CDS encoding cytochrome P450 family protein, translating into MTNQPHSPTPAPDLFTWEFATNPYPAYAWLREHAPVHRTRLPSGVEAWLVTRYTDAKQALADGRLSKNPAHHDEPAHAKGKTGIPGERKAELMTHLLNIDPPDHTRLRRLVSKAFTPRRVAEFAPRVQELTDHLIDQFADTGEADLIHDFAFPLPIYAICDLLGVPREDQDDFRDWAGMMIRHGGGPRGGVARSVKKMRGYLAELIHRKREALPDAPTPGEDLISGLIRASDHGEHLTENEAAAMCFVLLFAGFETTVNLIGNGMYALLGNPEQRALIQNSIEREQLGLIELGIEELLRFDGPVEMATWRFATESLEIGGQRITAGDPVLVVLAAANRDSARFPEPNTLDVARRDNQHLGYGHGIHYCLGAPLARLEARVAFMTLLRRLPDMQLASASTELRWRGGLIMRGLRELPVEFTVQRKQFR; encoded by the coding sequence GTGACCAACCAGCCCCACTCCCCGACCCCGGCCCCGGATCTCTTCACCTGGGAATTCGCCACCAACCCCTACCCCGCCTACGCCTGGCTCCGCGAACACGCCCCCGTCCACAGGACACGGCTGCCCAGCGGCGTGGAAGCCTGGCTGGTCACGCGCTACACCGACGCCAAGCAGGCCCTCGCCGACGGACGCCTTTCCAAGAACCCCGCCCACCACGACGAGCCGGCCCACGCGAAGGGCAAGACCGGTATCCCCGGTGAGCGCAAGGCCGAGTTGATGACGCACCTCCTCAACATCGACCCACCGGACCACACCCGCCTCCGCCGCCTCGTCTCCAAGGCGTTCACGCCCCGCCGGGTCGCCGAGTTCGCCCCGCGCGTCCAGGAACTCACCGACCACCTGATCGACCAGTTCGCGGACACGGGCGAAGCCGATCTCATCCACGACTTCGCCTTCCCCCTCCCCATCTACGCCATCTGCGACCTGCTCGGCGTCCCCCGCGAGGACCAGGACGACTTCCGGGACTGGGCGGGCATGATGATCCGGCACGGGGGCGGGCCGCGCGGCGGCGTCGCGCGATCGGTGAAGAAGATGCGCGGCTATCTCGCCGAGCTCATCCACCGCAAGCGCGAGGCGCTGCCCGACGCCCCCACCCCCGGCGAAGACCTGATCTCCGGACTCATCCGCGCCTCCGACCACGGCGAGCACCTCACCGAGAACGAGGCCGCCGCGATGTGCTTCGTGCTTCTCTTCGCGGGTTTCGAGACCACCGTGAACTTGATCGGTAACGGCATGTACGCACTACTGGGCAATCCTGAACAGCGAGCTCTGATACAGAATTCAATCGAGAGGGAGCAGCTCGGGTTGATTGAGCTCGGCATTGAGGAACTTCTCCGCTTCGACGGCCCGGTTGAGATGGCGACATGGCGCTTCGCCACCGAGTCCTTGGAAATCGGAGGCCAGCGAATCACCGCGGGTGATCCTGTGCTGGTTGTCCTCGCTGCCGCAAACCGTGATTCCGCTCGTTTCCCCGAGCCGAACACCCTGGATGTCGCACGGCGAGACAATCAGCACCTCGGTTACGGGCACGGCATCCACTACTGCCTGGGCGCTCCGTTGGCCCGCCTCGAAGCGCGAGTCGCCTTCATGACCCTGCTGCGCCGTCTGCCGGACATGCAGCTTGCCTCCGCCTCTACGGAACTTCGCTGGCGCGGAGGCTTGATCATGCGAGGTCTGCGGGAACTTCCAGTGGAATTCACGGTCCAGAGGAAGCAATTCCGCTGA
- a CDS encoding SCO6745 family protein — MWHLLEPLHAVLYYAPEAFEEAASLGYGVEERWPSYFPFRAAPLGAVGVERTASAFYGFSPRMVAEHIEPAWKTATPKAVLEARDRAIDRTYRAIFGDRVDSPELAEAAALARRASGFANTAGRPLAAANAELPWPEPAHLQLWRAATILREHRGDGHLAALLIADLDPAESLVSFAAIGAASVERFESRGWSPDEWAAARDRLTARGLVHPDGTATEAGRSLRQQVERHTDRLAAAPWQFLGPSDTARLVDLLGEFWVTVLGSGLLPSETTLGIGKV, encoded by the coding sequence ATGTGGCATCTGTTGGAGCCCTTGCATGCCGTCCTCTACTACGCACCGGAGGCCTTCGAGGAGGCGGCCTCGCTCGGGTACGGAGTGGAGGAGCGGTGGCCGAGCTACTTCCCGTTCCGCGCGGCGCCGTTGGGGGCCGTCGGGGTCGAGCGGACGGCCTCCGCCTTCTACGGCTTCAGCCCCCGCATGGTCGCGGAGCACATCGAACCGGCCTGGAAGACCGCGACTCCAAAGGCCGTTCTGGAGGCCCGGGACCGAGCGATCGACCGGACCTACCGAGCGATATTCGGCGACCGCGTGGACAGCCCCGAACTCGCCGAGGCCGCCGCCCTGGCCCGCCGAGCCTCCGGGTTCGCGAACACCGCGGGCCGCCCCCTGGCCGCGGCCAACGCCGAGCTGCCCTGGCCCGAGCCCGCGCATCTCCAGCTTTGGCGGGCGGCCACGATCCTGCGCGAACACCGTGGTGACGGCCATCTCGCGGCCCTGCTGATCGCGGACCTCGACCCCGCCGAGTCCCTCGTCTCCTTCGCCGCGATAGGCGCGGCCTCGGTGGAGCGTTTCGAGAGCCGCGGCTGGAGCCCCGACGAATGGGCCGCCGCCCGCGACCGCCTCACGGCACGCGGCCTGGTGCACCCGGACGGTACGGCCACGGAGGCCGGCCGGAGCCTGCGCCAACAGGTCGAGCGGCACACCGACCGACTGGCCGCCGCCCCCTGGCAGTTCCTCGGCCCGTCCGACACCGCCCGACTCGTCGACCTGCTGGGCGAGTTCTGGGTCACCGTCCTCGGCTCGGGCCTGCTGCCGTCGGAGACGACCCTGGGCATAGGAAAAGTGTGA
- a CDS encoding TetR/AcrR family transcriptional regulator: MPRSITADQPEQPKQSKRSEQPKQPNRPYHHGDLRRAILHTALDVITAEGPSALSLRDLARRAGVSHAAPAHHFKDRTGLLTAIAAEGHALLAAALAEAGDLRDAGSRYVRFAREHPAHFQVMFRPELLREDDLELTTARALSREQLRTAVTTARPETLDADPRLAGIAAWSLSHGFATLLLSGNLAAVVGDQDPEEVFRTATELLFPSTPSAPRLGPEG; the protein is encoded by the coding sequence ATGCCCCGCAGCATCACGGCCGATCAGCCTGAACAGCCCAAGCAGTCGAAGCGATCTGAACAGCCCAAGCAGCCCAACCGCCCTTACCACCACGGCGACCTGCGTCGCGCGATACTCCACACCGCTCTCGACGTCATCACCGCCGAGGGGCCGTCGGCGCTGAGCCTGCGGGACCTCGCCCGCCGCGCGGGGGTCTCGCACGCCGCGCCCGCCCATCACTTCAAGGACCGCACGGGACTGCTGACGGCGATCGCGGCGGAGGGGCACGCGCTGCTGGCGGCCGCACTCGCGGAAGCCGGCGATCTGCGCGACGCGGGCAGCCGGTACGTCCGTTTCGCCCGCGAGCACCCCGCGCACTTCCAGGTGATGTTCCGGCCGGAGCTGCTCCGCGAGGACGACCTCGAACTGACCACCGCCCGCGCCCTGTCACGTGAGCAGCTGCGCACCGCCGTCACGACCGCACGCCCCGAGACCCTCGACGCCGACCCCCGGCTGGCCGGCATCGCCGCCTGGTCCCTCTCCCACGGCTTCGCCACGCTGCTGCTCAGCGGCAATCTGGCCGCGGTCGTGGGCGACCAGGACCCCGAGGAGGTCTTCCGCACCGCCACGGAGCTGCTGTTCCCGTCCACGCCATCCGCGCCCCGACTCGGCCCCGAGGGCTAG
- a CDS encoding nucleoside triphosphate pyrophosphohydrolase gives MNAHRPDGAPATPAPAPGPGPGRVVLLTTSHRVAPGLLSWPAWQALHGADRVLCADEAHPQLPYLRETGITVEQATPTAEELVDACAGGRTVVVVAAAEGEPHLTDGLARLAGSGRVQMPSLELLPASYDLPGARLLDLVQVMDRIRAECPWSSQQTHKGLTKYGIEEAYELVEAIEEGDRDELREELGDVLLQVVFHARIAEDDPDTPFSIDDVAATIVTKLIHRHPHVFGDETATTPEEVKEHWLRTKAIEKQRESVTDGIPLGQPGLALASKLASRVRTAGLEVPLPAGEGVGYELLALATRAEAAGVDPEAALRAAARAYRDAVRAAEGLDA, from the coding sequence GTGAACGCACACCGCCCCGACGGCGCCCCCGCCACCCCGGCCCCCGCCCCTGGGCCGGGCCCCGGCCGAGTCGTCCTGCTCACCACCAGCCACCGTGTCGCGCCCGGCCTGCTCTCCTGGCCCGCCTGGCAGGCGCTGCACGGAGCCGACCGCGTCCTCTGCGCGGACGAGGCGCACCCCCAGCTCCCCTACCTCCGCGAGACAGGCATAACGGTCGAGCAGGCGACGCCGACGGCCGAGGAACTGGTCGACGCCTGCGCCGGCGGCCGCACGGTGGTCGTCGTGGCCGCCGCCGAGGGCGAACCCCACCTCACCGACGGCCTGGCCCGCCTCGCCGGCTCCGGCCGCGTACAGATGCCGTCCCTGGAGCTCCTCCCCGCCTCCTATGACCTCCCCGGCGCCCGCCTCCTCGACCTCGTCCAGGTCATGGACCGCATCCGCGCCGAATGCCCCTGGTCCTCCCAGCAGACCCACAAGGGCCTGACCAAGTACGGCATCGAGGAGGCGTACGAACTCGTCGAGGCCATCGAGGAGGGCGACCGCGACGAACTCCGCGAAGAACTGGGCGACGTCCTTCTCCAGGTCGTCTTCCACGCCCGCATCGCCGAGGACGACCCCGACACCCCCTTCTCCATCGACGACGTGGCCGCCACGATCGTCACCAAGCTCATCCACCGCCATCCGCACGTCTTCGGCGACGAGACCGCCACGACCCCGGAAGAGGTCAAGGAACACTGGCTCCGCACGAAGGCCATAGAAAAGCAGCGCGAGTCGGTGACGGACGGCATACCCCTCGGGCAGCCGGGCCTCGCCCTGGCGTCGAAGCTGGCGTCACGGGTGCGCACGGCGGGCTTGGAGGTCCCGCTTCCGGCCGGCGAGGGCGTCGGGTACGAACTGCTCGCGCTGGCCACGCGCGCCGAGGCGGCCGGGGTCGACCCCGAGGCGGCGTTGCGGGCGGCGGCGAGGGCGTACCGGGACGCGGTGCGGGCTGCCGAGGGACTGGACGCTTAG
- a CDS encoding SurA N-terminal domain-containing protein, producing the protein MHRRRRTALLLSAAIAAAAPLLTACGNDAHPGAAAVVGGERITVSQLENRVNEVRAAQRAASTDQTQYQQVVAQSSALTRNTLNGMVLEKVLDQALKDVGVTVTRKEVQQYRSDLEENAGGAEALEVAYLQRYNVAPEQLEESLRSDVEVQKLSTALGADLNTPEGGTVFWQALSEASKKLDVDLNPRYGSWGVDQSGRVGLVEAKTPWLREVTGTGTQESA; encoded by the coding sequence TTGCACCGCCGCCGTCGCACCGCGCTCCTCCTCTCCGCCGCGATCGCCGCCGCGGCCCCGCTCCTCACCGCCTGCGGAAACGATGCGCATCCCGGTGCGGCGGCCGTGGTCGGCGGCGAGCGGATCACGGTCTCGCAGCTGGAGAACCGGGTGAACGAGGTACGCGCCGCCCAGCGCGCCGCCAGCACCGACCAGACCCAGTACCAGCAGGTCGTCGCCCAGAGCAGCGCCCTCACCCGCAACACCCTGAACGGCATGGTCCTGGAGAAGGTCCTCGACCAGGCGCTCAAGGACGTCGGCGTGACCGTCACCCGCAAGGAAGTCCAGCAGTACCGTTCCGACCTCGAAGAGAACGCCGGCGGCGCCGAGGCCCTGGAGGTGGCCTACCTGCAGCGCTACAACGTCGCCCCCGAGCAGCTCGAAGAGAGCCTCCGCAGCGACGTCGAGGTCCAGAAACTCTCCACCGCCCTGGGCGCCGACCTGAACACCCCGGAGGGCGGCACCGTCTTCTGGCAGGCCCTCTCCGAGGCCTCCAAGAAACTCGACGTGGACCTCAACCCCCGCTACGGCAGCTGGGGCGTCGACCAGTCCGGCCGCGTGGGCCTGGTGGAGGCCAAGACACCGTGGCTGCGGGAGGTCACGGGGACGGGGACGCAGGAGTCGGCGTAG
- a CDS encoding serine/threonine-protein kinase, which translates to MSTLIGQGGMGQVWTAYDQRLDRRVAVKLLRPDKVAGQEADELRRRFVRECRVTAQVDHPGLVTVHDAGSEGEELFLVMQYIDGADLADHLAEHDPYPWQWTVSVAAQLCAVLSAVHAVPIIHRDLKPRNVMVKQDGTVTVLDLGVASVMDTDTTRLTHTGSPIGSPAYMAPEQAMGGAVGPYTDLYALGVLMHELLSGNVPFTGSTALGVLHRHLYEPPVPVRRLRPEVPENLEALVLRLLSKDPQHRPSSAQETYEQLLPLLPARGMPTGSPLDPTRPFLRPHAPWPDRARIPAPQPSAAPAPAPAVDKPDVAGAVDEVKRLLGEGRITQAVDILGAILPAAAAQHGENSPVVRTLRKQYAATLMDDGQYRRALPELRRLADERAAEAGQADPQSLRFRYESAQCLEQLGEPAAALAEYRSLLPYFENQYVGGDPELSLDVRRRIGLLLLALGDRGAAHETLGRLLLDVERLRGPGHPLASEVRRTLQWLGQVRG; encoded by the coding sequence CTGTCCACGCTCATCGGGCAGGGCGGCATGGGCCAGGTGTGGACGGCGTACGACCAGCGCCTCGACCGGCGCGTGGCGGTGAAGCTGCTGCGCCCGGACAAGGTCGCGGGCCAGGAGGCCGACGAGCTGCGCCGCCGCTTCGTGCGCGAGTGCCGCGTCACGGCCCAGGTCGACCACCCCGGCCTGGTGACCGTGCACGACGCCGGCAGCGAGGGCGAGGAGCTGTTCCTCGTCATGCAGTACATCGACGGGGCCGACCTCGCCGACCACCTCGCCGAGCACGACCCCTACCCGTGGCAGTGGACCGTCTCGGTCGCCGCCCAGCTGTGCGCCGTGCTCTCCGCCGTGCACGCGGTGCCGATCATCCACCGCGACCTCAAGCCGCGGAACGTGATGGTCAAGCAGGACGGCACGGTCACCGTCCTCGACCTCGGCGTCGCCTCCGTCATGGACACCGACACCACCCGCCTCACCCACACCGGCTCACCCATCGGCAGCCCCGCCTACATGGCCCCGGAACAGGCCATGGGCGGCGCCGTAGGCCCGTACACCGACCTGTACGCCCTCGGTGTGCTCATGCACGAACTACTCAGCGGGAACGTCCCGTTCACGGGTTCCACAGCCCTCGGCGTCCTCCACCGCCACCTCTACGAGCCGCCGGTCCCCGTCCGCCGGCTGCGCCCCGAGGTGCCCGAGAACCTGGAGGCCCTGGTCCTCCGGCTGCTCTCCAAGGATCCGCAGCACCGCCCGTCCTCGGCGCAGGAGACGTACGAACAACTCCTCCCGCTGCTCCCCGCGCGCGGTATGCCCACCGGCTCCCCGCTCGACCCCACGCGTCCCTTCCTGCGCCCACACGCCCCCTGGCCGGACCGCGCCCGCATCCCCGCGCCACAGCCGTCCGCCGCGCCCGCCCCCGCGCCCGCGGTCGACAAGCCCGACGTGGCGGGCGCCGTCGACGAGGTCAAGCGGCTCCTCGGCGAGGGTCGCATCACCCAGGCCGTCGACATCCTCGGCGCGATCCTCCCGGCGGCCGCCGCCCAGCACGGCGAGAACTCACCCGTCGTCCGCACCCTGCGCAAGCAGTACGCGGCCACGCTGATGGACGACGGCCAGTACCGCCGGGCCCTGCCCGAGCTGCGCCGCCTCGCCGACGAGCGCGCCGCCGAGGCCGGCCAGGCCGACCCACAGTCCCTGCGCTTCCGCTACGAGTCCGCCCAGTGCCTCGAACAGCTCGGCGAACCGGCCGCGGCCCTCGCCGAGTACCGCTCTCTGCTGCCGTACTTCGAGAACCAGTACGTCGGTGGCGATCCCGAGCTCTCCCTCGACGTCCGCCGCCGCATAGGCCTCCTCCTCCTCGCCCTCGGTGACCGCGGCGCCGCCCACGAGACCCTGGGCCGCCTGCTGCTCGACGTGGAGCGGCTGCGGGGACCCGGCCATCCGCTGGCGAGCGAGGTCCGGCGCACACTGCAGTGGCTGGGGCAGGTACGAGGCTGA
- a CDS encoding HNH endonuclease family protein, with protein sequence MVRLRGGVAVVALVMVAATGCELDTQGSAGPQENPGGGGAAFAAAEALTVKGRAPKTDYDRGEFGSPWADTDSNSCGTRDDILKRDLDDVKFRDGDCTVVSGVLDPDPYTGEDVPYVRGRSKIDVDHIVALSDAWQKGAQQWDDSKRIALANDPLNLLAVDSSTNRGKGDGDTATWLPPNKAYRCTYVAAQVAVKTKYGLWVTSAEQSAMKRVLTTCPDQKLPTGGNPTKAPARFHAD encoded by the coding sequence GTGGTGCGTCTGAGGGGTGGGGTGGCCGTCGTCGCTCTGGTGATGGTCGCGGCCACCGGCTGCGAACTGGACACACAGGGCTCGGCCGGACCGCAGGAGAACCCCGGTGGGGGCGGCGCCGCGTTCGCCGCCGCGGAGGCGCTGACCGTCAAGGGGCGGGCGCCCAAGACCGATTACGACCGCGGCGAGTTCGGCAGCCCCTGGGCCGACACGGACTCCAACAGCTGCGGCACCCGCGACGACATACTCAAACGCGACCTGGACGACGTGAAGTTCCGTGACGGGGACTGCACGGTGGTCTCCGGTGTACTCGACCCGGACCCGTACACCGGCGAGGACGTGCCGTACGTGCGGGGCCGCAGCAAGATCGACGTGGACCACATCGTGGCTCTCTCCGACGCCTGGCAGAAGGGCGCCCAGCAATGGGACGACAGCAAGCGCATAGCCCTGGCCAACGACCCCCTCAACCTCCTCGCGGTCGACTCCAGCACCAACCGCGGTAAGGGTGACGGCGACACGGCCACCTGGCTCCCGCCCAACAAGGCCTACCGCTGCACCTATGTGGCCGCCCAGGTCGCCGTGAAGACGAAGTACGGCCTGTGGGTCACCTCGGCCGAACAGTCCGCCATGAAGCGTGTCCTCACTACCTGCCCCGACCAGAAACTCCCCACCGGCGGCAACCCCACCAAGGCCCCGGCCCGCTTCCACGCGGACTGA